One genomic segment of Gemmatimonadota bacterium includes these proteins:
- a CDS encoding RagB/SusD family nutrient uptake outer membrane protein: protein MKSSRLYILLALLLFFTQGCDLNITNPNQAVEERVLTTSDGIIALAIGMQRDYASQNVDSYIRHPAITSREFAANTTFANLIQLEDGLNALSGANSGVSAIWFESYRVIGIANDLIDSAPNVQLSEGTRSGIIALSQLYKAMCLGFVAQAFEQAPTDVQADGQATFQPRSEVFAEAIRLLDNALQTISATPPSAQFNSDILGQGFDLLNTIHAYRARYNLFAGNYPAALEAANTIDPSATSVYTYDADNQNPIYNQVFVADDYAPRDNFGTLVTDSNDARLAFYLMPNDRLSNPNTLPIETLSGFWNTATSSIPAYLPGEMALIRAEANAMMGNITGAIAEIDAIRTKTPDRDPLGIGASLPPYSGPQTVEAVTEEIFRQRRAELFLNGTGLEDSRRLGQPGPSSDPFERNRNFYPYADQERLNNPNTPSDPAN from the coding sequence ATGAAATCGAGTCGCCTGTATATTCTCCTGGCATTGCTGCTCTTTTTTACACAAGGTTGCGATTTAAACATAACAAATCCAAACCAGGCAGTGGAAGAGCGCGTTTTAACCACCAGTGACGGCATTATCGCACTCGCCATTGGCATGCAACGAGATTACGCGAGTCAGAATGTCGATTCATACATTCGTCATCCGGCAATTACAAGCCGCGAATTTGCGGCAAACACGACCTTTGCCAACCTCATACAATTAGAAGATGGCCTCAACGCATTGTCTGGCGCAAACAGCGGTGTCAGCGCGATCTGGTTCGAATCATACCGCGTCATCGGAATAGCCAATGATTTGATCGACAGCGCGCCCAATGTGCAACTATCAGAAGGTACGCGCAGCGGCATTATTGCACTCTCTCAACTTTACAAAGCGATGTGTCTGGGGTTCGTCGCACAGGCTTTTGAACAGGCACCAACAGATGTACAGGCCGATGGACAGGCCACTTTCCAGCCGCGGTCTGAGGTATTTGCCGAAGCGATTCGGTTGCTGGACAACGCGCTCCAAACCATCTCGGCTACGCCACCATCTGCTCAATTCAACTCAGATATCCTGGGACAGGGATTCGATCTCTTAAATACGATTCACGCTTACCGGGCGCGCTATAACCTGTTCGCGGGAAATTATCCAGCCGCACTTGAAGCCGCCAATACCATCGATCCCTCGGCAACATCTGTCTATACTTATGACGCCGACAATCAGAACCCCATTTACAACCAGGTTTTTGTTGCGGATGATTATGCGCCAAGAGATAATTTCGGAACGCTGGTCACAGACAGCAACGATGCGAGACTTGCATTTTATCTCATGCCAAATGACCGCCTGAGCAATCCCAACACCTTGCCTATTGAAACGCTATCCGGCTTTTGGAACACCGCCACATCGTCCATCCCGGCATATTTGCCCGGCGAAATGGCTCTGATACGGGCAGAGGCAAACGCAATGATGGGAAATATCACAGGAGCGATCGCCGAAATAGACGCCATCCGTACAAAAACACCCGATCGTGATCCCCTTGGCATTGGGGCATCGCTACCACCCTACAGCGGTCCACAAACCGTCGAGGCCGTGACAGAAGAGATCTTTCGGCAGCGCAGAGCGGAATTATTCCTGAACGGTACTGGATTGGAAGACAGCCGACGTCTCGGTCAACCCGGTCCCTCATCCGACCCCTTTGAGCGAAATCGAAATTTCTATCCCTATGCCGACCAGGAGCGATTAAACAACCCCAATACGCCTTCCGATCCCGCAAATTAG
- a CDS encoding SusC/RagA family TonB-linked outer membrane protein, translating into MHMSSRLFFVLCLSLSIPISAFAQLTIKGTVTDERGEGLPNANIIVVGTTTGTNTDGQGNFALYLSEPEAETTIEARYVGYKSARQTIRQNSGLAEVSFQLAVDVLQFDEIVVTGLSVAASKKQLGNAISTLTVRQLESTGATSLDKALTGKLAGALIQQNSGNPGGGVTIRLRGTGTVLGDADPLYVVDGVIVNNDSPELIRLGGGSQNRLIDLNPNDVERIEIVKGAAAAALYGSRANNGVVQIFTKRGTQGKPRINYTYGLSTSKIRKTLPVNRATVDNRGNKNPDGSDVQRFDHQDFIFRRAAGMEHYASISGGSGNTRYFASGSYLADQGVIENTLFRRISARTRIDQNLSNWLALSVGGNFVFSKSNDIPNGGLNSNYGAMTGFIFGPNTYNLTPDPETGTYPDDGILANPLEVIDQYDFTQEITRYIGSAQLNATPLSGLSIDYTLGIDTYDQTAIAFIPTGTSAPGLANGFSRRAVFDFLQLNNDINLRYQRDIFPNVQSTTRIGGTLQYEKGENFSAEGRNLSPVAEVVSSGANVVAGETRSKRVIYGGFIQQTFGIANRLFVTAAARIDASSVYDADNRWQFYPKASASYLISDTGFWQNSALQNIFSDFKLRASIGTSGGQTAIGPYDRLTNYNASSYDGNPGLVPSTQLGGTIKPERQREIEIGTDFSLLSNRLGIELTYYDQRIEDLLLFRTLSPSTGHSRALQNVGTMDNTGLEFLVRAIPLARPNLRWESTFTYSTNKNKVDGIEGGRLIIPNSFSQVSAINGEPLGVFFSTAFERDAQGNIANDENNLPIQAADRKIIGDPNPDFTASWINQVALGQNWSFRMQWDAIIGGDLFNFTRRLAALSAFGVLTDYERELNGELPSGYNSRVFRIFEQWIEDGSFVKLRELSASYRWQPQFLGLSSIQLSLIGRNLLSIDDYSGYDPETNIAGQRTAVRGFDFVEVPIPRSIAFRISLNY; encoded by the coding sequence ATGCACATGTCATCTCGACTATTTTTCGTTCTTTGCCTCTCTCTCAGCATCCCCATTTCGGCCTTTGCCCAACTCACCATCAAAGGCACAGTCACCGACGAGCGAGGCGAGGGCTTGCCCAATGCCAATATCATTGTTGTCGGCACAACAACTGGCACGAACACCGATGGACAGGGCAATTTCGCGCTGTATTTGTCAGAGCCAGAAGCGGAAACCACCATCGAAGCGCGTTATGTGGGCTATAAATCCGCCAGACAAACCATTCGCCAAAACAGCGGCCTTGCGGAAGTCTCTTTTCAACTCGCCGTAGATGTCTTGCAATTCGATGAAATCGTCGTCACAGGTCTTTCCGTTGCAGCCAGCAAAAAACAACTGGGAAATGCCATCTCCACCCTGACCGTTCGCCAATTGGAATCGACTGGTGCCACATCCCTCGACAAAGCGCTGACCGGTAAATTAGCCGGTGCGCTCATTCAACAAAATTCGGGTAATCCCGGCGGTGGCGTAACCATCCGATTGCGCGGAACCGGTACCGTCCTGGGCGATGCCGATCCCCTCTATGTGGTAGATGGTGTCATTGTGAACAACGACTCACCAGAACTCATCCGCCTCGGCGGTGGGTCGCAAAACCGCCTCATCGATCTCAACCCAAACGACGTAGAACGCATTGAAATTGTAAAAGGCGCAGCAGCAGCAGCCCTTTACGGATCGCGTGCAAACAACGGCGTCGTGCAAATATTTACAAAACGCGGCACTCAGGGCAAGCCCCGCATAAACTATACCTATGGTCTCTCAACGTCAAAAATACGCAAAACACTGCCTGTAAATCGGGCAACCGTTGATAATAGGGGAAATAAAAATCCCGATGGCTCCGATGTGCAACGCTTTGACCATCAGGACTTCATATTTAGACGCGCCGCGGGAATGGAGCACTATGCGTCGATATCGGGAGGGTCTGGCAATACCCGTTATTTTGCCTCCGGGTCCTATCTCGCCGATCAAGGCGTGATTGAAAACACATTGTTTCGGCGGATCAGTGCCCGAACGCGCATCGACCAGAATTTGTCGAACTGGTTGGCCTTATCTGTGGGAGGAAATTTCGTATTTAGCAAAAGCAATGACATCCCCAACGGCGGGCTAAATTCGAACTACGGCGCGATGACGGGTTTTATTTTTGGTCCCAATACCTATAATCTCACGCCCGACCCCGAGACCGGTACTTATCCGGACGACGGCATTCTCGCCAACCCCCTCGAAGTCATTGATCAATATGATTTCACGCAAGAAATCACGCGCTATATTGGAAGTGCCCAGCTAAATGCAACCCCGCTATCTGGATTGAGCATTGACTATACTCTGGGCATTGATACCTACGATCAAACGGCCATCGCATTTATCCCTACCGGCACCTCTGCGCCGGGCCTGGCAAACGGCTTTTCTCGAAGAGCCGTATTCGATTTTCTGCAACTCAACAATGACATCAACCTCAGATACCAGCGGGACATATTTCCCAATGTGCAATCGACCACGCGAATCGGCGGAACCCTGCAATACGAAAAAGGGGAAAACTTCAGCGCAGAAGGCAGAAATCTGAGTCCCGTTGCAGAAGTCGTATCGAGCGGTGCAAATGTCGTCGCGGGCGAAACCAGGAGCAAAAGGGTCATTTATGGCGGATTTATCCAGCAAACCTTTGGGATCGCCAACCGTCTTTTTGTCACGGCTGCCGCCCGCATCGACGCCTCCTCGGTCTATGACGCGGATAATCGCTGGCAATTTTATCCAAAAGCGAGTGCCTCCTATCTCATTTCAGATACGGGCTTCTGGCAAAATAGCGCACTTCAAAACATCTTTTCAGACTTCAAATTGCGAGCCTCCATAGGCACTTCAGGAGGTCAAACAGCCATTGGGCCGTATGACCGCCTGACCAATTACAATGCATCCTCTTATGACGGCAACCCCGGCCTGGTGCCCAGCACGCAACTCGGCGGAACGATCAAACCCGAAAGACAGCGGGAAATTGAAATAGGGACGGATTTTAGTCTCCTGTCCAATCGCCTGGGCATAGAACTGACCTATTACGATCAGCGCATCGAAGACTTGTTGCTATTCCGCACATTATCCCCCTCCACAGGTCATTCGCGTGCCCTGCAAAATGTCGGCACCATGGACAATACCGGGTTGGAATTCCTCGTGCGCGCGATTCCGCTCGCACGCCCCAATCTCCGCTGGGAATCGACCTTCACGTATTCGACCAACAAAAACAAAGTCGATGGCATTGAGGGCGGGCGATTGATCATCCCAAATTCGTTTTCCCAGGTCTCGGCCATCAACGGCGAACCCCTCGGAGTTTTCTTCAGCACGGCTTTTGAACGCGATGCCCAGGGCAATATCGCAAACGACGAAAACAATCTCCCGATACAAGCGGCTGATCGCAAAATTATTGGCGATCCCAACCCGGACTTTACCGCTTCATGGATCAATCAGGTCGCCCTGGGGCAAAACTGGTCATTTCGCATGCAATGGGACGCCATCATAGGTGGCGATTTATTCAATTTTACCAGACGCCTGGCCGCATTGAGCGCATTCGGCGTTTTAACAGACTACGAACGCGAATTAAACGGCGAACTCCCCTCTGGTTATAATTCGCGGGTTTTCCGAATTTTTGAACAATGGATCGAAGATGGATCCTTTGTGAAATTGCGCGAACTATCCGCGTCTTATCGCTGGCAGCCCCAATTTTTGGGATTGAGCAGCATTCAATTGAGCCTCATTGGCCGCAATTTGCTTTCCATAGACGACTACAGCGGTTACGATCCGGAAACCAACATCGCTGGACAGCGCACCGCAGTGCGCGGATTTGACTTCGTAGAAGTGCCCATCCCGCGCAGTATTGCATTCCGTATAAGTTTGAACTACTAA
- a CDS encoding class I SAM-dependent methyltransferase, with protein MSESSSDPRYTMGRSEGETERLIQQSQLYEAVTLRFFQEAGLVSGMRVLDVGSGAGDVAMAAAELVGAEGEVVGVDVNAAILETAQARVSELGFENIQFIAGDARTLDVGGDFDAVVGRLVLMYMSDPADALKQLTRHLRPGGIVAFQEVDFTPYVSISRSDTPLMNKLVEWGIAVFQHSGAHTEMGMDLHRTFLDAGLSAPILHFVAPLGGAESWAGYDFIANAFRSLVPLMEEFGIATAEEVDVDTLSDRIREETRVSKRPLLLPPHVTAWARLET; from the coding sequence ATGAGTGAGTCGAGTAGCGATCCGAGATATACGATGGGGCGCAGTGAGGGGGAGACGGAGCGTTTGATTCAGCAGTCACAACTCTACGAGGCTGTGACGCTGCGTTTTTTTCAGGAGGCGGGTCTGGTTAGCGGGATGCGGGTTCTCGATGTGGGTAGCGGTGCCGGAGATGTTGCGATGGCGGCAGCTGAGTTGGTCGGGGCAGAGGGGGAAGTCGTGGGTGTGGATGTCAATGCGGCGATTCTCGAGACAGCCCAGGCGAGGGTTAGCGAACTGGGTTTTGAAAATATTCAGTTCATAGCGGGGGATGCCCGAACTCTGGATGTGGGGGGAGACTTTGACGCGGTGGTCGGGCGCCTCGTTCTCATGTATATGTCTGATCCCGCGGATGCTTTGAAACAACTCACAAGACACTTGCGCCCGGGGGGTATTGTCGCCTTTCAGGAGGTGGATTTTACGCCTTATGTATCGATTTCTCGTTCAGATACGCCGCTTATGAACAAGCTGGTTGAATGGGGAATTGCAGTGTTTCAACATTCAGGGGCGCATACTGAAATGGGCATGGATCTCCATCGCACGTTTTTGGATGCCGGTTTATCTGCGCCTATTTTGCATTTTGTGGCGCCATTGGGGGGCGCGGAATCGTGGGCCGGGTACGATTTTATTGCCAACGCCTTTCGCAGTCTGGTCCCGCTTATGGAGGAGTTTGGAATTGCGACTGCTGAAGAGGTCGATGTGGATACACTATCAGATCGGATTCGGGAAGAGACCAGGGTGTCGAAACGCCCGCTTCTCTTGCCGCCGCATGTGACTGCGTGGGCACGGCTTGAGACGTAG
- a CDS encoding ABC transporter substrate-binding protein produces the protein MLNLPIGGRMRVMGSPMRIPQPGDAIKIGFIYGTYRKNSLDGATLAALQFNEEGGVRGVPIELIDGGVPIEQLAEKNISETEYVAALAEKLITQEKVLAIVGPNRSSQAVIVGEIAQRYGIPMMTTNATNPIVTAAGDFVFMAAFTDDFQGKVMAEFAIQELGAGRVAVLTERGSIYSEGLSQTFVDNFGALGGHVAAHQFYMSGETDFASQLIAVTSSMPDVVFIPGSVVDIPLLVQQARQNFGLTATFLGGDSWHNAELLTTSSAFIEGSFFSGFFSSQVAPGDLSEDAHRFIDAYTAMFGVAPDGSAALGYDALRLVVQAMRRTDALTPMAIRDEIAATRDYSGATFISGYDENRHTTKSAVINRIVNGAIEFYKLIEP, from the coding sequence ATGCTCAATTTGCCCATTGGTGGAAGGATGCGTGTGATGGGTTCCCCCATGCGGATACCGCAACCCGGGGATGCAATCAAAATCGGCTTTATATATGGCACATACCGAAAAAATAGTCTGGATGGGGCGACTCTGGCGGCTCTCCAATTCAACGAAGAGGGGGGTGTGCGCGGTGTGCCCATAGAACTCATCGATGGCGGTGTACCCATAGAACAACTCGCTGAAAAAAATATAAGTGAGACCGAATACGTTGCAGCACTGGCAGAGAAATTGATTACTCAGGAGAAGGTATTGGCAATTGTTGGCCCTAACCGCTCGAGCCAGGCAGTTATTGTCGGGGAAATTGCACAACGCTATGGGATACCAATGATGACGACCAATGCGACCAATCCAATCGTCACTGCTGCGGGTGATTTTGTGTTTATGGCGGCTTTTACAGACGATTTTCAGGGCAAGGTGATGGCTGAATTTGCCATTCAAGAGTTGGGTGCGGGTCGCGTTGCGGTGCTCACGGAGCGTGGAAGTATTTATTCGGAGGGCTTATCGCAGACCTTTGTGGATAATTTTGGCGCGCTTGGGGGTCATGTTGCGGCGCATCAATTCTACATGTCGGGGGAGACCGATTTTGCCTCGCAACTGATCGCTGTCACCTCATCTATGCCAGATGTGGTCTTTATTCCCGGTTCCGTTGTCGATATTCCATTGCTGGTTCAGCAGGCGAGACAAAATTTTGGCCTGACAGCGACTTTTCTCGGAGGCGATTCATGGCATAATGCAGAGTTGCTTACCACGAGTAGCGCGTTTATTGAGGGAAGTTTTTTTAGCGGTTTTTTTTCGTCTCAAGTCGCACCGGGCGATTTGAGTGAAGACGCCCACCGTTTTATTGATGCGTACACGGCGATGTTTGGCGTCGCGCCCGACGGATCGGCTGCACTGGGGTATGATGCCCTGAGGTTGGTAGTCCAAGCGATGCGTCGCACCGATGCGTTGACGCCAATGGCGATTCGCGATGAGATTGCGGCGACAAGGGACTACAGTGGGGCAACGTTTATCTCTGGCTATGACGAAAACCGACATACGACCAAGAGTGCGGTTATCAACCGCATTGTCAATGGGGCGATAGAGTTCTATAAGTTGATAGAGCCGTGA
- the pyrE gene encoding orotate phosphoribosyltransferase encodes MTRSELAHRIYQTSHLTGQFTLRSGAIATEYFDKYQFETRPELLCELAAHLQPLIPKDTDVLAGLELGGVPLATMLSQLSGLPTCFVRKEAKTYGTCKLAEGVDISGKNLLVVEDVVTSGGQVVLSTQDLRNLGARVSQAICVIDRESGGTENLAKEGIELCALFRMSELT; translated from the coding sequence ATGACCCGATCTGAACTCGCTCATCGCATTTATCAGACTTCTCATTTGACTGGACAATTTACGCTTCGCTCAGGTGCGATTGCGACAGAGTATTTCGACAAGTATCAGTTTGAAACCCGCCCCGAACTGCTCTGCGAACTCGCCGCGCATCTCCAGCCTCTGATTCCCAAGGATACAGATGTTCTCGCGGGTCTCGAACTCGGTGGCGTACCCCTTGCGACTATGCTTTCTCAGTTGTCCGGGTTGCCCACGTGTTTTGTGCGAAAAGAGGCCAAAACTTACGGTACTTGCAAACTGGCTGAAGGTGTTGACATATCTGGCAAGAATCTGCTGGTGGTTGAAGATGTGGTCACTTCTGGCGGGCAGGTTGTTCTTTCCACTCAGGATCTTCGCAACCTGGGCGCGCGCGTTTCACAGGCGATATGTGTGATTGACCGCGAGTCCGGTGGCACAGAGAATCTCGCCAAAGAGGGTATTGAACTTTGCGCGCTGTTTCGGATGAGTGAACTGACGTGA
- a CDS encoding CoA pyrophosphatase yields the protein MNTFQRIAAALSAYQPSIRSETDKTQAAVAAVFHPRRDDLYLLFIERATHPTDPWSGHIAFPGGTAEPDDSDLKYTAERETREELGLDLSNAQYLGRLDDVTGATLPIQVACFVYAIFEGVEVAPNDEVRDVFWTPFAHFADSTRWQRLNLEGWHNMPAIDLLGANRPVLWGLTYRMVAQMAGFAGVDLPERL from the coding sequence ATGAATACCTTTCAAAGGATTGCGGCAGCCCTATCGGCGTATCAGCCCAGTATTCGTTCGGAGACGGATAAAACACAGGCGGCTGTTGCTGCGGTTTTTCATCCGCGGCGGGATGATCTCTATCTTCTCTTTATCGAGCGTGCCACACATCCGACAGACCCATGGTCGGGGCATATCGCTTTTCCCGGTGGGACAGCCGAACCCGATGATTCGGATCTCAAATACACGGCTGAACGCGAGACCCGCGAGGAACTCGGTCTCGATCTGAGCAACGCGCAGTATCTCGGTCGTTTGGACGATGTCACGGGTGCGACGCTGCCCATCCAGGTGGCCTGTTTTGTTTATGCGATTTTTGAAGGCGTTGAAGTTGCGCCCAATGACGAGGTACGCGATGTTTTTTGGACGCCTTTTGCACATTTCGCCGATTCCACGCGGTGGCAGAGGCTCAATCTCGAAGGTTGGCACAATATGCCGGCTATTGATTTGCTCGGTGCCAATCGTCCCGTGCTTTGGGGGCTGACCTATCGCATGGTCGCGCAAATGGCGGGGTTTGCGGGTGTTGATTTGCCCGAAAGGCTATAG